Genomic DNA from Candidatus Eisenbacteria bacterium:
CACGCCGTGCTCGCGAATGCCTCGCAGCTTCGTCCCACAGAGCACGCAGTGCCGGGGCACCGGCTTCGTCTCCCGCGCGACCCGCGTCCCCTTACCGGCCACGGCCCCCCCGCCTGTATGCTCGGAGCGAGCGTATTCCCGTAACTCGAGCCATCGGCCCGATCGAGCCATACCTCAAGTGGAAAGAGCCCGCGTTACAAAAGGGCCCTCGGCGGCCCCAGGAGGGAAGCGGCTCCGCCCCGCACCCGGAGAGGGGCCCCTCCTGGGCGCCCACATGAGCATCGCCGGGGGCGTGACGAAGGCGATCGAGCGCGCGCTCGCGGTCCGTTCCCGCGTGGTCCAGCTCTTCACGAAGAACTGCAACCAGTGGCGGGCGAAGCCCTTGAGCGAGGAGGAGACGGAAGGCTTTCGGCGGGCGTGGCAGGCCAGCGGGCTCGTTTCGGCCGCCGCGCACGACTCCTACCTGATCAACCTGGCCTCCCCGGATCCGGCGCTCCGCGCGCGCTCGATCGAGGCGCTGGCGGAGGAGATCCGCCGGTGCGAGGCGCTCGGGATTCCCTATCTCGTCACCCACCCGGGAGCGCACATGGGAAGCGGCGTGCTCGCGGGATGCGATCGGGCGGCCGAGTCGCTCGACCGCGTGCGCGAGATCGTGCCGGCGCCCGCGGTCATGGTTCTCCTGGAGTCCGTAGCGGGGCAGGGGTCGACGCTGGGGCGTACGTTCGACGAGCTGGCGCGCATCCGCGAACGGGCCGGGCAGCCGAACCTCGTCGCGTTCTGCATGGACACGTGCCACGTCCACGCGGCGGGCTACGACCTGACGACGGAGAAGGGGTGGGAGGAGACGCTCACGGAGTTCGACACCATCCTGGGCCTCGAGAACCTCCGCTGGATGCACCTCAACGATTCGAAGAACGAGCGCGGG
This window encodes:
- a CDS encoding deoxyribonuclease IV, with protein sequence MGAHMSIAGGVTKAIERALAVRSRVVQLFTKNCNQWRAKPLSEEETEGFRRAWQASGLVSAAAHDSYLINLASPDPALRARSIEALAEEIRRCEALGIPYLVTHPGAHMGSGVLAGCDRAAESLDRVREIVPAPAVMVLLESVAGQGSTLGRTFDELARIRERAGQPNLVAFCMDTCHVHAAGYDLTTEKGWEETLTEFDTILGLENLRWMHLNDSKNERGSRVDRHAHIGKGRLGTEPFARILRDARLRPVPMVIETPKGKDGVVMDRRNLALLRRLAEAPASDQGSVSRRELPPGVQ